From one Bacteroides eggerthii genomic stretch:
- a CDS encoding UpxY family transcription antiterminator — MSETQKYWFAARTRDKQEFAICKSLSRLKSEEHLDVDYYLPTRIVVSQLKYRRKRSEVPVIRNLVFIRTTKQTACDLSNVYGVRLFYMKDLFTRSMLVVPDKQMSDFMFVMDLNPDGVSFDNGSLVVGDRVRVVKGDLTGVEGEVATNANRTYVVIRIKDILTASVKVPKSYLKIIK; from the coding sequence GTGTCTGAAACACAGAAATATTGGTTTGCTGCCCGCACTCGTGACAAGCAGGAGTTTGCCATATGCAAATCCCTTTCCCGGTTGAAGTCTGAGGAGCATTTGGATGTCGATTATTACCTTCCCACCCGTATTGTGGTTTCCCAGTTGAAGTACCGCCGCAAGCGCAGTGAAGTCCCTGTCATCCGCAATCTGGTCTTTATCCGTACCACCAAGCAGACGGCCTGCGACCTTTCCAATGTCTATGGCGTGCGTCTTTTCTATATGAAAGACCTCTTCACCCGTTCCATGCTTGTGGTTCCGGACAAACAGATGTCCGATTTCATGTTCGTGATGGACCTGAATCCCGACGGTGTCAGCTTCGACAATGGCTCCCTTGTTGTAGGCGACAGGGTGCGTGTTGTCAAGGGCGATCTCACCGGTGTTGAAGGCGAGGTTGCCACAAATGCCAACAGGACGTATGTCGTTATCCGTATCAAGGACATCCTGACCGCAAGTGTCAAGGTTCCCAAATCTTATTTGAAGATAATCAAGTAA
- a CDS encoding UpxZ family transcription anti-terminator antagonist translates to MNNLTSRALELQRLAHELIYLGVDGEPIYSDTFCRLNKDVLLECDSLFLLRGSTSDEEANLCLALLLGYNATIYDYGNKERNKQSVLDRAFEVLEQLPASLLKVRLLTYCYGEVYEEALLREAHEIIGSWDNTSLSSGQAEIIEELRNIEENPYPYEVIE, encoded by the coding sequence ATGAATAATTTGACTTCTCGTGCTCTTGAGCTCCAGCGTTTGGCTCACGAGCTGATTTATCTTGGTGTAGACGGTGAGCCTATCTATTCAGACACCTTTTGCCGTTTGAATAAGGATGTCCTTCTGGAGTGCGATTCTCTTTTCTTGCTCCGGGGTAGCACCTCCGATGAAGAGGCCAATCTCTGTCTGGCTCTCCTTTTAGGTTATAATGCCACGATTTATGACTACGGTAATAAGGAGCGTAATAAGCAGTCTGTGCTTGATCGTGCTTTTGAGGTGCTCGAACAGCTTCCCGCCTCCTTGCTGAAAGTGCGCTTGCTCACTTATTGCTATGGTGAGGTCTATGAAGAGGCCCTGCTTCGTGAAGCCCACGAGATAATAGGGAGCTGGGACAATACCTCGTTGTCCTCCGGACAGGCCGAGATCATTGAAGAGCTTCGTAACATTGAGGAGAATCCTTATCCTTACGAAGTGATAGAATAG
- the dnaB gene encoding replicative DNA helicase: MAEQRRTTRTPKAKTPQPVNDYGRIQPQAPELEEAVLGALMIEKDAYSLVSEILRPESFYEHRHQLIYSAITDLAVNQKPVDILTVKEQLAKRGDLEEVGGPFYITRLSSKVASSAHIEYHARIIAQKALARELITFTSNIQSKAFDETLDVDDLMQEAEGKLFEISQQNMKKDYTQINPVIAEAYDLIQKAAARTDGLSGLESGFTKLDKMTSGWQNSDLIIIAARPAMGKTAFVLSMAKNIAVNFRNPVALFSLEMSNVQLVNRLISNVCEIPSEKIKSGQLADYEWQQLDYKLRDLLDAPLYVDDTPSLSVFELRTKARRLVREHGVRVIIIDYLQLMNASGMSFGSRQEEVSTISRSLKGLAKELNIPIIALSQLNRGVENREGEEGKRPQLSDLRESGAIEQDADMVCFIHRPEYYKIYTSADGSDLRGMAEIIIAKHRNGAVGDVRLRFIGQYTRFQNPEDDMIIPPPTEGGGGATFGSRMNAPIGSPSTPPPSSADYLPQTDNPFGGVGTDGPLPF, from the coding sequence GTGGCAGAACAAAGACGAACTACACGTACTCCGAAGGCTAAAACGCCCCAACCCGTCAACGACTACGGGCGCATACAGCCGCAAGCGCCGGAACTGGAAGAAGCTGTGCTCGGTGCATTGATGATCGAGAAAGACGCTTATTCACTGGTGAGCGAAATTCTCCGTCCCGAATCTTTTTATGAGCATCGGCATCAACTGATATATTCCGCTATTACGGACTTGGCAGTCAACCAGAAACCGGTGGATATTCTTACGGTGAAGGAGCAGCTTGCCAAGCGTGGAGACTTGGAAGAGGTGGGTGGTCCGTTCTATATAACCCGGCTCAGCAGCAAAGTCGCATCTTCTGCACACATCGAATATCATGCCCGCATCATTGCCCAGAAGGCTTTGGCGCGCGAGCTGATAACATTCACCAGCAACATCCAGTCCAAAGCGTTCGACGAGACGCTCGACGTGGACGATCTGATGCAGGAGGCCGAAGGCAAGCTGTTCGAGATTTCTCAGCAGAACATGAAGAAGGATTACACGCAGATCAATCCGGTTATTGCCGAAGCGTATGACCTTATTCAGAAAGCTGCCGCGCGTACCGACGGTTTGAGTGGTTTGGAGAGTGGATTTACGAAGCTGGACAAGATGACTTCCGGCTGGCAGAATTCCGACCTCATCATCATCGCTGCCCGTCCTGCTATGGGTAAAACGGCATTTGTGCTTTCCATGGCAAAGAACATTGCGGTGAATTTCCGCAATCCCGTCGCCCTGTTCTCCCTTGAAATGAGCAACGTGCAGTTGGTGAACCGTCTCATCTCCAACGTGTGCGAGATTCCGAGTGAGAAGATTAAGAGCGGACAGCTTGCCGACTACGAATGGCAGCAGTTGGACTATAAGTTGCGCGACCTGCTGGATGCACCGCTTTACGTGGACGACACTCCTTCGCTTTCCGTCTTTGAACTTCGCACCAAAGCCCGCCGTCTGGTTCGCGAGCATGGGGTAAGGGTGATAATCATCGACTACCTTCAGTTGATGAACGCCAGCGGCATGTCTTTCGGTAGCCGTCAGGAGGAGGTCAGCACGATTTCGCGTTCATTGAAAGGACTGGCCAAGGAGCTGAACATTCCCATCATCGCCCTGTCACAGTTGAATCGTGGAGTGGAGAATCGTGAAGGGGAAGAGGGCAAGCGTCCGCAGTTGAGCGACCTTCGTGAGTCCGGAGCCATTGAGCAGGATGCCGATATGGTATGTTTCATCCACCGTCCCGAATATTATAAGATTTATACATCTGCCGACGGCAGCGATTTGCGCGGTATGGCAGAAATCATCATAGCCAAGCACCGTAACGGTGCTGTGGGCGATGTGCGCCTGCGCTTTATCGGACAGTACACCCGTTTCCAGAATCCGGAGGACGATATGATTATTCCTCCACCCACCGAGGGTGGAGGAGGAGCTACTTTCGGCTCGCGCATGAATGCACCCATAGGCAGCCCCTCTACGCCACCACCGTCTTCCGCCGACTACCTGCCGCAAACCGATAATCCGTTCGGCGGGGTGGGAACGGACGGGCCGTTGCCGTTTTGA
- a CDS encoding BT4734/BF3469 family protein, translated as MESISVITYRGFSTVNGETTLAQDMADIKNGKYARLIIKIASLVIQGKTEEANNVKKQLPFRTLTANYRERRLAYGIIRYNPVITLDLDELEEDRLEAIRSLINNDPNTLGSFLSPKRHGYKIFVFRQTEYACRLRAELLQGEIDYGGLEEVHSKLYNDAKQYYEALLGTEIDGSGKDISRGYFISYDPEAYLNTTLQQQIEPLAVHIIAPEKGAKKQPVRKPAGIEVCPRTAASPLPEAEPWEKLLFSKAVTAVKRSMKFKKGNRNNFLFALGNKCYAKGLDEEKAIGLAQKDFGKDDLDVRTPLHNAYIYTDKTTDTTTRKEDKQPVINRVMDFLQAHYGIRRNMILDRLEFTVCNESSTSSAGYRPMRGKDYNSIFVDLQLASISCFQNFLKAVIDSDYAKEFNPFTDYLDRLAPWDGTDYIGQLAETVQTEDQPLWTEGFRRWLVGMVACALREDEMNQLVIILYSEQGKGKSSWIRHLLPPEWKEYFYNGIIDPANKDHERLLSTRIIINMEEFEGVKPGELSALKRIIAQDNITQRKAYDVEAFTLARHSSFIGKRLTSTILKSWQTKQTEKAAHPAAEELTEAKRKTRWAENIPRSTNGSRS; from the coding sequence ATGGAAAGTATTTCAGTAATCACCTATCGTGGTTTCAGCACCGTCAACGGAGAGACGACACTCGCGCAGGACATGGCGGACATCAAGAACGGCAAATATGCCAGACTAATCATCAAAATTGCCTCCCTCGTGATACAGGGCAAGACGGAAGAAGCCAACAACGTAAAGAAACAACTGCCTTTCCGAACTCTCACAGCAAACTATCGCGAAAGAAGGTTGGCATACGGCATTATCCGCTACAATCCGGTTATCACCCTCGACCTCGACGAACTGGAAGAAGATCGTCTGGAAGCCATACGGAGCCTGATCAACAACGACCCGAATACCTTAGGCAGCTTCCTGTCTCCCAAAAGGCATGGTTACAAAATTTTCGTGTTCAGGCAGACCGAATATGCATGCCGGCTACGCGCAGAGCTGCTGCAAGGAGAAATAGACTACGGGGGTCTGGAAGAGGTACACTCGAAACTGTACAACGATGCCAAACAATATTACGAGGCATTGCTTGGAACGGAGATAGACGGCAGCGGCAAGGACATATCGAGAGGCTATTTCATCTCCTACGACCCGGAAGCCTATCTGAACACGACATTGCAGCAACAAATAGAACCATTGGCAGTCCACATCATCGCTCCCGAAAAAGGAGCGAAAAAACAGCCGGTAAGAAAACCTGCCGGCATAGAGGTGTGTCCCCGCACCGCAGCTTCTCCCCTGCCCGAAGCAGAGCCCTGGGAGAAACTGCTATTCTCCAAAGCGGTGACCGCCGTAAAACGCAGCATGAAATTCAAAAAGGGAAACCGTAACAATTTCCTCTTTGCGCTGGGGAATAAGTGCTATGCCAAAGGACTTGACGAAGAAAAAGCCATCGGGCTGGCGCAAAAGGACTTCGGCAAAGATGACCTCGATGTCCGCACACCTTTGCACAACGCCTACATCTACACTGACAAGACTACCGATACCACCACCCGGAAAGAGGATAAGCAACCGGTCATCAACCGCGTAATGGACTTTCTGCAAGCACACTACGGCATACGCCGGAACATGATTCTGGACCGTCTGGAATTCACCGTCTGCAACGAGTCTTCGACTTCCTCCGCAGGCTACCGTCCCATGCGGGGAAAAGATTATAACTCCATATTCGTGGATCTCCAATTGGCAAGCATCTCCTGTTTCCAGAATTTCCTCAAGGCAGTGATAGATTCGGACTACGCCAAAGAATTCAACCCCTTCACCGACTATCTGGACAGGCTTGCGCCCTGGGACGGGACGGACTATATCGGCCAACTGGCGGAAACCGTACAGACCGAAGACCAACCGCTATGGACAGAAGGTTTCCGGAGGTGGCTCGTGGGAATGGTGGCATGCGCATTGCGCGAAGACGAGATGAATCAGCTTGTGATTATCCTTTACAGCGAACAGGGCAAAGGAAAAAGCAGTTGGATTCGCCACCTGCTGCCGCCCGAATGGAAAGAATACTTCTACAACGGCATCATAGACCCTGCCAACAAAGACCATGAACGGTTATTGTCCACACGCATCATCATCAATATGGAAGAGTTTGAAGGCGTGAAACCGGGAGAACTCTCCGCCCTGAAAAGGATTATCGCGCAGGACAACATAACACAGCGTAAGGCTTATGACGTAGAAGCGTTTACGCTGGCGCGACACTCCTCGTTCATCGGCAAAAGATTGACTTCTACGATCTTGAAGTCCTGGCAAACAAAACAGACGGAGAAGGCGGCACATCCGGCGGCGGAGGAGTTGACGGAGGCGAAGAGGAAGACCCGCTGGGCTGAGAATATTCCCCGCTCAACGAACGGATCTCGGAGCTAA